Within Primulina tabacum isolate GXHZ01 chromosome 5, ASM2559414v2, whole genome shotgun sequence, the genomic segment GAATGCTTTAATCAGctgggaaaaaaattaaaaccctCAGCAAGGAATTAAATAGATTGATGATACCAAAAAATGGAAGGGACAGGTATTTAAGTATCCAACAGTTGGAAAGTGAAACCAAGAAACTCTCAGAGCAAGAAGAAATTCATTGGAAACAAAAAAGCTAGAGTTAATTGGTTGAATCAACGGGACCGTActacaaaatattttcactctTCAGCATCTTCTCGACGACAGAACAATTTCATTAAAGGGCTCTTTAACTCCAAAGCAGTGTTTGGTATGCACCCTTTGAAAGCCCTGGGTCCGGATAGGTTCACAACTTTCTTTTACCAGAAACTCTGGCCGATGATTGGTTCCGATATCACTTCAGCAGCCCTCGTAATTTTTAATGGTCAAGGTGATATGTCATATTGGAATTCAACTCTCATAACTTTGATTCCTAAGGTACGAGAACCAAATGTCATTAAAAGATTTCATGCCAACAACTCTTTGTAATACTTGCTATTATAAAATTGCGGCTCTTACTATTACGGACAAATTTTGGCCCATCTTTGCTCAGGCTATTGATCTCTATCAGAATGCATTTATTTCTGGTAGATTGATTGTGGATAATGTGATTGTGGGCTTTGAACGCATGCATTGGATCCGAAATAATAAGAAAGCAAATACGGGGTTTGCATCACTGAAACTTGGAAATCTTCCGGGGTACTAGTCGGGTGAGTGCTGCTTTGATCCTTCAATGGGGAGTGATTCATTGCAGATATGGAATGCACCGAGGCAGGGCCAGATAAGAGTGGATGTGGATGCACGCCTTACTTCGGATATGAAATTATGCAGCGTTGGAGCACTCGATACCATTCAGGAGATTTGGTGGGCGCAAAGCTTGTGTTTTACGTCATCCGGGTTCAGTGAAACAAGTAGAACTACTAGCTATTCGTTAGGGATTGGATTTTTTGTCTTGAACGTGGGCTTTCAAGTGCATGCTTATCCTTGGATTCACTCATGGCGGTATTCAAGTCCTTGTTTGAGTAAAGTGTGTACGATTTATAGTATAAATAGATCACTAGGCAAAATGCAGACAACTTCAGTTTCATAAAAGGTTTCACTGGTTAATTTTTCCTAACgtagaaaaattatattttatttatgtaattttgCATTTTGAACATAGGATTAAAAGTTAGACGTCTCCTTTCAAAGATAGAAGAACTCAATTACAATATGAATTTTGGCTTCTCAACTAAATGATTTTCTGATTTAATTTTATGATCAATTGtatcaaaataaatataaatttgtataattaCCCTTTCATCCGACTGTTTCGGCACATTTTCAATTTGGACCGAACGAACTTAATATTCAAGTGGACTTAATTCGTGGTATTCTAAGCCAGTCCGAATCAGAGTCGTCCATTATTAAGATGGGCCCAACCCAGCAAAGCTGGTCCAGCCTGCCCTTTTTTTTTTCACTGACAAAATaaattgtttttgttttttaaaactATACTTAAAAAATCTTAATTGGATTCATTAGAGATTATCAAAAGATGAAATGATTGCTTATCAATCAACCACTTTCgatcaataatatattttaaagtttaaaaaaataatgtgtAGAACAACTGAACAAGGAACTATCTTATAAATTTAACCAAAAGTTCGATATGACTAAAATGTCCGTTGTCGTCCCCTCCGGCTACTCTACAGTACAGTTTCTACTTTCTACATCAGACTTCTCAAGGGTATTAAGGTAAAAAAAACACGAATGTAAAAACAAAGACGGTAAAAAAGAACAAATAAAGAGAGTTGATCTCAGCCGTCAAAATTGACTTGATCTCTAAACAAGACCCAGCTCCATTTTACAGACCCCACTTGCATCCTCAGCCGAGCCAATGGAAAACCGCAGCTTCGACTCCGTCGACTTAAACGGCTCCAAACCAAGAGTCAGATCCAGCTTAATCTCACCTTCGGCGACTCTCAGGCCCCACCTTCACCGGAATACATCTTCGTCTCGGCTCCGGTTATATGATCAGCCTCGGTAGTCTCAGCCGAAGCCAAGCTCCCCCTCTCCACATTCGCCTCCGCAGCCTGAGACTGGTGGCTCAGAGACGACTCATGGCTCGGAGACCTGTTCACCGACTCGTCTACGGACGCAACCGAGACCCGGATCTTCTTCCCCTTCCCAACTCTCTTGAACCTGCCACGGGCCCGAACCCGGTGCAGCTCACCGAACCCGGACATACTGTTTTCCTCCTTGTTCACGTGCCTGATGTCGTACAGCTTGAGCGGCGGCCCGCTTTTCGTCTCGGCAGCTTCCGTAGCCATTCGGGTAATCGGAGCCCCGTTCAGAACCGCTGCAACCGCGTTCTCACACAGCTGCCAGCTCCCAGACCAGATCAACCCAACCGATCCGTAAATCGGATTCACAATCCTCCCACATGCTTCGTAAAGCAAGGACTTGAATATAGCTGCAAAACGAATATTAACCCGTCAACATTTCCATCGAACAGAAAAGCAAGCTAAAAATTTGAATGAATGAAGGAAAAACGGATACCGGGGCGGAGGTGTTGGGGGCCGGCATTAATGAGGTTCATGAGTCCGGCGCGGCCATAGAACTTGGCGAGGAAGACGGTGGCGTGTGCTTGTGCGTCTGAAGTTTTGATCCACTCAAGGCAAGGCCTTATGCTGCAGTTATCGCTGCAGCCTTTGCGCAGTACTCGACATCCATTACAACTCAGCCGCATTGTTCCGTTCCTGTGTTGTACGATTTGAAGCACGAAAAATCTTGCTTATGAGAAATGGATAATTGGGACAGGGTCGAAAATGGATGGGTTTATATATAAGTGCAAGGAGCTTGTACAAGTTGAAATTTCAAACCAAttaaagaaagaagaagaaagaagaaagaaacaaGGGGTGGCATGCAGTAGTTTAGAGTTTAGTggtgtttaaaatataataataataattccaCATTCATGGAATTGGGGGCTGCATTTCATTTCCATTCTATTATTTATTAATGCAAAATCTCACCACTAACGCGTGAAACCAATCGCTGTGATTGGATCAATTATATGGCGATTAAATTTTCTCCGGAAGGGGAAACGTCagagtatttaattaattaggatcAAAGAATAACCTAAGCTTGGTGAGGAACGTTAGTTTTTAAATCATTTAGCTTTGCTTGCAAATAACTCGTGTAGTATTGGTTGAAGGATTAGGAGCAAACTGTGAGTCGTGGATTTCTTTATCTACTAATATTTTGTCCTTTATGCTTTTCCCgattcaaaaaatttattcttatcaACAAGATTAGGGTCTAGAAGCAGTCCACTTTCCCCGTCTGATGCTTTTCTAACTATTTTAATTCATACGAAAACAACAACGTTATTTTTAATGATTCCTAATTATTGACTTTTTTTTACAATTGTAAATTTGTATTTTGTTCATAACAGCACAATTAccacaaaaataatatatagttGCCTCTTACTGACTTTTACAGTTATTTTTATGTTATAAGTATCgaacattaaaattaatataaattaatttattaagcttaaatattaCAGCCTTTTTGTTTCATAAGCTATCCTTAAGTATTTAACTTTCGATAATAGACATTTATGCCATTTTAGTTATATATTAAAATGGATAAATTTCCGATATGTTGATTGGTTATATAGAAAATGTTATTGTCGTCGTCCATTTAATACATGATGAATCATGATTATTCATCTATATATTTATTATCGCATGAGCTGTCATAATTTATCAATTAAGAACACAAACCATGTAATCAATAGGTAACCTATATGAATACCATGAATAAAACCGGAAAGAAGGGAGCTGCATGGATACGATGTGTCAAGCATAGGGGCGCCGCTGGCACGTGAGAGGGCACGGGGGCAACGTGGGCGGCGCGTGAGCTTCATGTGAGAGTGTCAGGGCTGCGGTCGAATCGCCACATATCTAGGAGGTGGGGGTGGGCCCCACCCCCGTTTCTCCTGGTTTTCTGGAAGTCGCGTGTTCCATCAACCAAACACCGCTTTTTTGTAAAACAGGCAATTGGTTTCTGGTATGGTATTTTGGTCTGTGGGCGAAAATGGGTCCAACAAACCCGCTTCTCACGTCACTCGTCCTTATCCCACAACATTGGACTCCAATATTCAATCTTCgcttgtattattattattttttcaaaacatgtaagtaaatataattttttccctgTGTGCCCAATTTTCTGCTATACAAATATGTACAAAATATTGTGAATCAACCCACTAATGACTATACGGATGCCTTGGAAAGAGCTTGGATCATTGTTAGATTCAAACGGGAAAAGAAAATTTCGAAAACTCGGAGTTGGTCCGAAAAGCCAAAAAAAAGATCGGGTAGAAGCCATCATAGGCATACATCAACCCGGTGAACTTGTCAACAATTACCAAGATCGGGTACATAACCTCAATCGAACAGCACAAAAAGATTTCGTCAATTGATCATAGACCATGTCCACCAATAATCAAGAAACGTGTTTGTTGGAATTATTTTGTGATttcatataatttaattaattgtaaaTTTATAATCTATCTAATAAAAGACACAATAACATGATCTAATTAATTATAAGTTTCTAAAATATTACATAAATTTGTATGGTCCACCTTATGTGTAGAACCCAAACCAATTAATTCTTCTATGATAAGTCGAAGACTGCTGAGGTTATAACACAGAAAATGATGCAGAATATATACGACATACATATTTTTGATTTCTTTCCTTCTCTCATCTGAGACAAAAATAAGGTGACTGATTCTCTACTGCTTTGGAAGATTCGTAACTCCAACGTTAGATCAATCAATAGATTCTAATACgtgtttactgttatttatattttctgataattcgaCATGAATTCATAGCATGTTGTGATATATATGGATTTAATTACAtaatttatagatttaatttattaaactccaacaagtggtatcagagctagttcATGATGAATTATGAGAAATTTTGTTTATTGACTAATagttgaaatttgaattatttgagATATGAAAAAGTTAATTTATTGCatcatgaataattaaaatCCAGTTTTGGTTCAATATTGTTATAATTGATACACCAGATTGTTGAGGAATATTTTGGTTTAGATAGCAAGAGTGTTTTCCATGTACAATATTCGGATAACTTATGTGGCTCAAATGAGAGATTGTTGGAATTATTTTGTGGActcacataatttaattaattgtataatgacaaattatataataaattaccTAATAAGGTGGTCTAATTAATTATGgatttcaaaaaattaaataaattgataTGATCTACTTTATGTGTAGAAACAACCTAATTAAGTCTTCTATGATGAGTCGAACACAGCTAAGGTTATATAAGGTTATAATATCCAAGACACAGAGAataacacataatatatatgaaACGCATGTTCTGGATCTCTCTCTTTCTCTCATCTGAGACAAAAATAAGATGGTCGATTCTCTGTTGACTTGGAAGATACATAACTCCAACGCTAGATCAATCAATGAATTCTGATACATGTTtaatgttatttatattttctgataattcgaCATGAATTCATGGCTTGTTGCGAGATATATGGATTCAATCacatgatttatagatttaattttattaaatcttcGACAACGTTTTCATCTACGTTCTCATATAATGCTGAAGCCAAGACATGAGACAAATCTTCACGCGGAGGCAAAATAAAGGAGTTCACTCTTTTCATTGGCAATAGCACTCTTTACAAATTTACTCAAACACACTTTCTTTCTTTTGCGTGCATAGTCACGTTGGAAACTCTTTCGCCACCTACTAATGTTCCTTATTCTCAAGTAAACAGGCTATCTAGCTCGGGTTCGTTTTTCTCGGTCATCAGCACGTACTGAGAAAGAACATATCTCTGCACCATATACAAATATTCCAAGTAAATCAAAAGGCTATATTTCTATTTTGGGTTATTTCTacatattgtttttttttacaagCTAAACATCTTTTTTCATTTAATGATTTACATGTAGAATTACACCGTTTTtctttattattcttatttattttctttaattttatgtctttattattttaatcaatTTTCCTCTCAAAATTATTTGTGTCATTTTCGTATAACCGGACCTACCACTATAGTGTGTGTTGCACACATTTTTATCAATTTGAACATTTACTATTATTGTTCTCATTTCATCATATTTCATTCAAACTTTGGGTTTACCTATTTTTTTTCAGACAGTCATTCACTTATCTGTCTAATAAAAGATAATTAAACTTCCAAACAGatacattttatttatttcttaaaaacgtgaaaaatgtttttcaatAAACAGAAGCAATTAATACACTTGAGCTATTTTAAGGGTTAATCCAGtcggcaaaaatttgtgtgagatgatctcacgggtcgtatattgtaagacaaatatcttatttgggtcattcatgaaaaaatattactttttatactaagagtattactttttattgtgaatatcggtagggttgtcccgtctcatagataaagattcgtgagattgtttcacaaaagacctacttcATCTAGCAGAGCAAGTAACAGTAGTTGACCtcgataaaaaaataattacgaTAAGACATTTATATAtttacaattttaaattttatctccaaaaagtttaattttatgttatcaCTCCAAACTTTGTGTGCTGTAGcatatcatatatttttatcaCAATTTTTGTATCATTGACAAAATTACTCATTTCATAATTTGTTGCGATCAGAGATGTCGGATCTTGACCAAATTTGTATACATTTCAAGTTTTTTTTAACCTCGTGAAATTTTGTAATAAATCCAGTGAAGAAAGAACCCCCAAACGCATGTTTGATCCAAAATTAGTGACAAATCCCTTCACTTTCAAAGATGATAGTCAAGAACAAAAAACAATTATAAAGTTTAATCCCCCCAAAAAAAGGATTAGCCAAGTGTCGATCAAGATTTAAGcccaagaaataaaataaaaataatcagaCCCACCAAACTCGTGGGCTGCCACTTGGAATTTGGATACAAATGATTAAATGTTTCATCGAAATtggaatttatatatatatgtatagccATGCGTAAAAAAATacgttacaattttttttaaaattactaaaaataaaattcacattTTGCATGAGTATTCTAACAGTAGATATTTATaccttaattttttaaaaaaaaatcatgtcgGTGGCGATGAAAAATAAACACAATTGAAAAAAAACTTATTATGAAATAAATGTTTATCGAATTCACGCAAACACGAAAAACATATCATATAATAGATGAAAGAGCGCATTACATTCCCCCAACTGCACTACGTTTAACTATAAGCTAAGAGATAGTCACATTTCATCAAACTCAATATGTCTTGCTTCAACTTCGACTGTACAATCTTGCATCACGCTTAGCCAACAGTATGAGCTAGAAATTATAAACGAGATAGCCACAATGAATGGATCAAAGAGCGTAAATCCACGCACCTATTTCAGCACATATGTCTTGGTTTTGAGTAAGACATGCATATGTGCGAATTTGATCTGCTTAAATCAATGTAAGcaatagattgaacaatctcgaTCTAAAATAATTCCAAGACAAAAACCATTCTGGCCATATCTACTGCTAAGGAGAGAGTAAAACATCCAGAAGACAAACAGATTGATTGCAGGCAATTTAAAAGgagagaaaaatatatattatccgaacttttatttaaaaacaatgCTTGAACAGATTGAGAGTTGTAACTCTTTATGATGATCTCATTTGCAGTATCATCACTAGGAGAAACCCGCACTCGTCTATTACACTTGaaatgcaaaattcagtaaattTCTGCCGATAGCTAAAACAGAAAAAAGGGTATCTATCTATGTACACCACTAACTATGATTTCCTCTACACTctccatcaaaattttcaagatcTTAGTCTTGAGGTCTCATTCCATACTTCCtctcttttttccttttttgtaGTATTTGGAGACATCAATTTCTTTTGTTTATGCATTTATTAACTGAACAGTTCATGCCATAGTAACATGAGAAGTTTGCCAATCAAAACCTTCCACTCTTACAGTTGCTCGTTTCGTCCCAAACTCTGCTCTGGTATAAGCTGATGATGGCAAAGCTGAATTTGATTGGGAAGAACATTTGGGGATTAGGTTTTCAAGAACAAAATGGGAATCTTGCACTAAAGGATTTGGGGCTCTGCATGGCGGAGATCCAAAGAAAAATGGTGGAGATGATGCTAAAGTTGTACATTGTTCTGTCTCATGATCCTCCTGTAAAAGCAAGAGATCGATACATTTTATGGGATTGACAttagataaaaaaattcaagttaGATGTATGTTGACTCTCACCCCACCTATTTCGTGGACACACCACACCCTATTTCTCAGAACTACGATAATAATTTTGTTAGTAATCAAAAGGTGGATTGTTTTCCACTAGAAACAGAAACCAAATCAGATCTTATTGAAACCGAATTACGCAGTCCTAGAAAAAAACAGTCCACTGGCTAGTTTCTCAAATTTTTGGCATTAATTTGGAAAAATATCGCTACCAAAATTAAATGGTAGATGTTACAAGCAAATGTAACAGTAGGGATTGATGGAAAGAGATATGGTACAAACGACATCAGACTTGTAACAGAGAAACATTAATTTAAATAGCAATTTATATCAAGGTATTCGGTATGCAAATGTATGAAAAATGCTTATGAATCACAAACTAACAGTTCCAACGATCTTGAAGGCGAAGAAAGTTTTTAACATAACTATGGATATCTTTTTAATATAACTTATCTTTCTCTTGTGATTTGAAGTTAGTCCGAACTTTAGTTTTTGATAAGTTTCAGCATATAGTGATTTGAAGTTAGTCCGGACTTTAGTTTATGATAAGTTTCGGCATGTCATAAACTAAAGTCCCGACTAACTTCAAATCACAAGAGAAAGATAAGATTTATTAAAAAGATATCTAGCTAGTTAGTGACTCGTACGCGCAAAAAAAATTCTGAAGAAAAAGAACAAATCAATCCATGCTGAACGCTATATGCGTCATTCTTTTTTGCAGAAAAGAAAGTTTCAGTACACTAAACAGACACAAAGACAGACTTACTTCTATACAATAAATATTCatcaaaatttgatatttttatatacTTTTTCGAACATTTTATCATCACTCAGAGATTTTGATCTGTTTTTAGTGTTTAGTTTTTTTGTTTCATCAAACAGAGACGTCAAATTTTCAGAGTAAACTTGTAAAATAgtaaccccccccccccccccccccaaaaaaaaaaaaagaagaagaagaacagtACGATCCGTTGATTGAAATGAAGAGAGATAATTCATGTAAAGCACTAGCAAAACTCACAATGTAAAAACCAATTAACATCTCAAAATCACGCGATGAGGATCAAATTCTACATGACAGTCAAATTGCAAAACTACCACTCTCAGTATTGTGAATCGACAGAACACATAATCACACAATTTCAATCTACTTTAGATATCagtaagttaatcatgaatccGATAACATCCGAtcagatatatatatttacaaatTACAGATGAAATTTATTCACGTAATAAACAGCACTAATTAgcaaaataaaacatgaaaccAGCAAATTACCTTATAAAAGATTAGGCCCATCGATTCAGCTCCTTGTTTCGTATCAAACGCACCAATATCATTACTGTTCCATTAAAAGGGTACAGAACTCAACAACCTAAACACAAAAATCGAACCGAAAAAATCTCTTGCAAAAAAGGAACATCGTAAAACGTCACCGTATGAGAAATCTTAACGGCATTATCAGGCTCAGGCGGCTGTCGGCATCGAAAGGACCGACCCGACGGGGCGTGGGGCAAACAACCCGACCCATTGCCATACGGCTTCCGCAACAGTTGTTCATGTCCGTAGTTTTTCACATCTGATGAGCTGAAAATTTGGAAGAATTTGTATGTTTCGAGGAGAAAATTACGGCCAGTCGTCTGATTTCTGGAAAagagaaatgtaaatttctaaaaataaatacaaCTAAGAGGCAAAATGTAAGAAAATATGAAAACGTATTGCTATTTTTAGATAATCcctaattttatttattgattgattctgtcattttaaatttttttgttgaattTCACTTTTATCCTTtagatatttaaaatattattataaattagttgaaaatttttatttggtCTTAATCACTCTCCAATTAGAACTGTAAACAATTTGCGAATTTTTCAATTTGGTTCAAATACCTGATTCGTTTTTGAATTTATTGAACTAAAATATGTTCaaaaaattatcaaataaaTTCAAACCAAATTACATTTTTCTATAGTTCGTTAGTattgatgttttatttatataatagaaATATATATCAATTAATAGATTTCGAGTACTTTGGACCGGTTGTATCACGCCTCAAGGTCAGGCAGGGTCAGGCCCACGCTTGCAACATGATAGAcccttataaaattatttttctcgcCTTAGAAAAATGGTTAAATCAAGTTGATATAAGAGTACAGTGTAACTCTTTATAAAAGATTTTGAACTTTCATTTCTCAACCAATGTAGCCTGTGGGACAAGTGCTGTCACAATGTCTATTGTGCAGTCGCACATACACGGTTCTGGGCCTCGAAGCGTGATAGAATGGCTTACTATATACGCCTATAACAACTCAGATTAActattttcgtaaagcgagaaCAGATACGAAGTAGTTTTAATAATAGCATATTATGGAATCTCATATAGGTCTACGTCCGAGGAGTGACAAATGAACAACTTCATAATCATAAGATGATATGTGAGTAGCTAAAGAGAAGATTAAACATGTTGTggatttgttttttttgttttttactaACTTGATGCGGtttgtaatttttattttcatgacATGTGTTAATTGTTATAATATCCATGTGCtttgtaatttttattttcatgacATGTGTTTTAGTATATGTATAATCCACTTTTCTAGTATTAATGTTATTTATGTTGTATTTCAATTTTGTGTATTTTGAGTAATTTTTACAAATTAGTTGTACCTAACTTATCTTTTACTTAGACAAGCCGTTTTGATATATCCGTTATGAGTTAgtctaattatttctaatttaatttttgaataaaattataatatttattttacgcatgaaattgaaaataattaaagtagagaaaatttattagaaaattataaatcgttttatttaattgaaaaaaataagaaaagataCTTGATCGTGAATGTGATATATTTGAACAGTTGATATTTGATCGATAATGTGGACGGTTTTGATCAATAAATATTTggagaaaatattttgttaacaaaaGAATCTTTTGTGAACCAATGGATAAATCCCACTTGCAAAACGCCCTGCATGTGCGCCACATGTAAAACTCAATGAAATCAAATAACCCAAAAAGCTAAATGCAAGCTTTTTCATCCAATTTGCCCATCGGCCATTTGGCTGTCTCCTCCTATTTGGCTAACCTCCATTAGTTGGGTCCTAATTATGACACCATTCATTGCGCTAAATTACACCAACTTTCATGCatcaatgttttaaaataacattgCTTTTCAACGTCAAGACCTACCTTTCTCGACTCCACCTGAACTTCCATTCTCATCAAAAGTcatgttttttattataaaaaaggGTCAGGTTTTAACTTTCTTCTTGTGCACTTCCTATATAAAACGCAGGATGGAACTGTTTCTTGGACGTGGGAATTGAACAGGTTTTGATTGTTTTTACTCATCGGGCTTTTGAAAAGTTTGCCTACTGTATTCTCAACATGGCTTTGTCTCCATGCTTCTTTAGCTCTCAGATCTGCGTTTCATTTAAGGTACATGTGGTTTCAGTTATTTGGTGCTTATGTGGTTTATGTATTAATGAAATGTCCCTCTGAAgacttttttttttgctttctaGTTAGTTCTTAATCAGAGAATTGTTGATTCTCTTCCATGTATATTTTATCTGTCAAACCATGGAAGGTATTTCGCAGTTTCACTAGCGTGTTAATTTCTTGAGACCTATAACAACAATATACCAAATTGCTCGTCTATTCGAAATTTTCGAGCCCATAACGATACCGGAACCATGTTATTTCACGAGCttatgtttatattttaaaattcggAACATAAATTTGTAGGCCGACTGCCCAAGATTGCCTTCAAGAATCTCGAGTCGAAAGAGAATAGGCCGGAGTAGAAATTCTGCTCCTGATGAAGAAATGGTTAGTGTTCTATTTGGCCAAAAATTGATGGGTAAGGAAGTGAAGACATGTATCGGCTGGAGTTTTCTTGGAGGATCAAAAACCGTCAGAAGACCAAATCATGGAAGGATCACTTATCCAGGGAAGAAGAGCTTAGCCGTAAACGCTGCATGTAAATATTTCATTTCTGAACCATTTTGATTCATTTACATAGTTTTGAAGTACGTACATATTCGCCTAATTTATCTGGAACCAGTTTCTCAACTTTAAAGAACTTGCACATGTAAccattgatttttttatttgtttcatGAGTCAATGAGATTGTCTTTTGCTACACttgatattaaatattttattagtttatgattaaaaaaatgggAAAATACTACCGGTATGGCAACAACAGATCAGCCAATGATTAAAGTTAAATGAGAGAAACATTCCAGCGTAGTATAGTATATCCGATGGATAATAGTCCAATGACACTTACCATGTCTACGGAAACTTTCTAATTTCCAAGCATGTCATTTATACAATGCAGCAGAAGATTTAAAACGTATGGAACTTAAATTAAAAAGCTTTTTCCATCTTTTCTATTCGCAGGGCTACTAAGTTCTGAGGTTCTTGCTGATGTGGCTTTTACAATGGGTACAGTAGCTGTCCTTCCATTTTATACCTGTATGGTTGTAGCACCTCGAGCAGAGATTGTAAGCACACTAACCTTTTAACCGACTTTCCTAACTTTTCAGCATTTGATAATTGAACTCAATTAACGAGCACGACAATCATTTCGACATTCGTTACCAAGTGATGATGctccagaaaaaaaaaatttgaatcgtTTTGTGTGAAGTGAAGCCTTAGATTCTTTCTGTATTCTGTTATGCAGACTAAGAAACTAGTGGCAAGCAGCATACCGTATATGGTTCTTGgaatattatatacttatctCCTGTATCTGTCATGGACGCCGGAGACTATTCGATTGATATTTGGTAGCAAATACTGGTTACCAGAGGTGCGGTTTTACTAGTAAATGTCTATTCTATTACATTCTATTCTTTGGGTTTTCACTCTAATTATTTTTTAGAAGAAAAACAGTAATCAACTTGGAACTGAAATTCTTAtgatttgttcagttgcctggtATAGCTAAGATGTTCTCCAGTGAGATGACATTGGTTTCTGCTTGGATCCATTTATTGAGTGTAGATCTTTATGCAGCAAGGTTCTATCTTCCAGACATCAATAAATTACATCAATGCAATCTTATTTCAAATCTCATGCTATACTTTTCTCGCGCTGATTGGACAttgattca encodes:
- the LOC142546608 gene encoding LOW QUALITY PROTEIN: LOB domain-containing protein 41-like (The sequence of the model RefSeq protein was modified relative to this genomic sequence to represent the inferred CDS: deleted 2 bases in 1 codon) → MRLSCNGCRVLRKGCSDNCSIRPCLEWIKTSDAQAHATVFLAKFYGRAGLMNLINAGPQHLRPAIFKSLLYEACGRIVNPIYGSVGLIWSGSWQLCENAVAAVLNGAPITRMATEAAETKSGPPLKLYDIRHVNKEENSMSGFGELHRVRARGRFKRVGKGKKIRVSVASVDESVNRSPSHESSLSHQSQAAEANVERGSLASAETTEADHITGAETKMYSGEGGARVAEGEIKLDLTLGLEPFKSTESKLRFSIGSAEDASGVCKMELGLV
- the LOC142546611 gene encoding protein ABA DEFICIENT 4, chloroplastic-like isoform X1, whose protein sequence is MALSPCFFSSQICVSFKADCPRLPSRISSRKRIGRSRNSAPDEEMVSVLFGQKLMGKEVKTCIGWSFLGGSKTVRRPNHGRITYPGKKSLAVNAAWLLSSEVLADVAFTMGTVAVLPFYTCMVVAPRAEITKKLVASSIPYMVLGILYTYLLYLSWTPETIRLIFGSKYWLPELPGIAKMFSSEMTLVSAWIHLLSVDLYAARQVYHDGLLNDVETRHSVTLCLLFCPIGILVHFITKAISRQNRKHGNTVTK
- the LOC142546611 gene encoding protein ABA DEFICIENT 4, chloroplastic-like isoform X2; the protein is MALSPCFFSSQICVSFKADCPRLPSRISSRKRIGRSRNSAPDEEMVSVLFGQKLMGKEVKTCIGWSFLGGSKTVRRPNHGRITYPGKKSLAVNAAWLLSSEVLADVAFTMGTVAVLPFYTCMVVAPRAEITKKLVASSIPYMVLGILYTYLLYLSWTPETIRLIFGSKYWLPEAGLSRWTAERRRDEALCHSLPAVLPNWNPSTFYYQSNKQTKQKTWKYSDQVTEFSLIMCSSFHVMKQNISMVIYLYYLY